The following coding sequences lie in one Globicephala melas chromosome 15, mGloMel1.2, whole genome shotgun sequence genomic window:
- the TFAP4 gene encoding transcription factor AP-4 isoform X2, with protein sequence MEYFMVPTQKVPSLQHFRKTEKEVIGGLCSLANIPLTPETQRDQERRIRREIANSNERRRMQSINAGFQSLKTLIPHTDGEKLSKAAILQQTAEYIFSLEQEKTRLLQQNTQLKRFIQELSGSSPKRRRAEDKDEGIGSPDIWEDEKAEDLRREMIELRQQLDKERSVRMMLEEQVRSLEAHMYPEKLKVIAQQVQLQQQQEQVRLLHQEKLEREQQHLRTQLLPTPAPTHHPTVIVPAPAPPPSHHINVVTMGPSSVINSVSTSRQNLDTIVQAIQHIEGTQERQEQEEEQRRAVIVKPVRNCPEAHASDTASDSEASDSDAMDQSREEPVGNGGLP encoded by the exons CCTTGCCAACATTCCATTGACCCCTGAGACTCAGCGGGACCAGGAGCGGCGGATTCGGCGGGAGATTGCTAACAGCAACGAGCGGAGGCGCATGCAGAGCATCAACGCGGGGTTCCAGTCCCTCAAGACCCTCATCCCccacacagatggagagaagcTCAGCAAG GCAGCCATTCTCCAGCAAACGGCCGAATACATCTTCTCCCTGGAGCAGGAGAAGACCAGGCTTCTGCAGCAGAACACACAGCTCAAGCGCTTTATCCAG GAGCTGAGCGGCTCATCCCCCAAGCGGCGGCGGGCAGAGGACAAGGACGAGGGCATCGGCTCGCCAGACATCTGGGAAGATGAGAAGGCGGAGGACCTGCGGCGGGAGATGATTGAGCTGCGGCAGCAGCTGGACAAGGAGCGCTCGGTGCGCATGATGCTGGAGGAGCAG GTGCGCTCGCTGGAGGCCCACATGTACCCGGAAAAGCTCAAGGTGATCGCACAGCAGGTGCAGTTGCAACAGCAGCAGGAGCAGGTGCGGCTGCTGCACCAGGAGAAGCTGGAGCGGGAACAGCAGCACCTGCGGACCCAG CTTCTGCCCACTCCAGCCCCTACCCACCACCCCACGGTGATCGTGCCGGCGCcagcgccccctccctcccaccacatcAATGTCGTCACCATGGGCCCCTCCTCGGTCATCAACTCTGTTTCAACATCCCGGCAAAATCTGGACACCATTGTGCAG GCGATTCAGCACATCGAGGGCACCCAGGAAAGGCAGGAGCAGGAGGAGGAGCAGCGTCGAGCTGTCATCGTGAAGCCGGTCCGCAACTGCCCCGAGGCCCACGCCTCCGACACCGCCTCCGATTCGGAGGCCTCGGACAGCGACGCCATGGACCAGAGCCGGGAGGAGCCAGTGGGGAACGggggtcttccctga
- the TFAP4 gene encoding transcription factor AP-4 isoform X1, with translation MEYFMVPTQKVPSLQHFRKTEKEVIGGLCSLANIPLTPETQRDQERRIRREIANSNERRRMQSINAGFQSLKTLIPHTDGEKLSKAAILQQTAEYIFSLEQEKTRLLQQNTQLKRFIQELSGSSPKRRRAEDKDEGIGSPDIWEDEKAEDLRREMIELRQQLDKERSVRMMLEEQVRSLEAHMYPEKLKVIAQQVQLQQQQEQVRLLHQEKLEREQQHLRTQLLPTPAPTHHPTVIVPAPAPPPSHHINVVTMGPSSVINSVSTSRQNLDTIVQLLRQAIQHIEGTQERQEQEEEQRRAVIVKPVRNCPEAHASDTASDSEASDSDAMDQSREEPVGNGGLP, from the exons CCTTGCCAACATTCCATTGACCCCTGAGACTCAGCGGGACCAGGAGCGGCGGATTCGGCGGGAGATTGCTAACAGCAACGAGCGGAGGCGCATGCAGAGCATCAACGCGGGGTTCCAGTCCCTCAAGACCCTCATCCCccacacagatggagagaagcTCAGCAAG GCAGCCATTCTCCAGCAAACGGCCGAATACATCTTCTCCCTGGAGCAGGAGAAGACCAGGCTTCTGCAGCAGAACACACAGCTCAAGCGCTTTATCCAG GAGCTGAGCGGCTCATCCCCCAAGCGGCGGCGGGCAGAGGACAAGGACGAGGGCATCGGCTCGCCAGACATCTGGGAAGATGAGAAGGCGGAGGACCTGCGGCGGGAGATGATTGAGCTGCGGCAGCAGCTGGACAAGGAGCGCTCGGTGCGCATGATGCTGGAGGAGCAG GTGCGCTCGCTGGAGGCCCACATGTACCCGGAAAAGCTCAAGGTGATCGCACAGCAGGTGCAGTTGCAACAGCAGCAGGAGCAGGTGCGGCTGCTGCACCAGGAGAAGCTGGAGCGGGAACAGCAGCACCTGCGGACCCAG CTTCTGCCCACTCCAGCCCCTACCCACCACCCCACGGTGATCGTGCCGGCGCcagcgccccctccctcccaccacatcAATGTCGTCACCATGGGCCCCTCCTCGGTCATCAACTCTGTTTCAACATCCCGGCAAAATCTGGACACCATTGTGCAG CTTCTCCGCCAGGCGATTCAGCACATCGAGGGCACCCAGGAAAGGCAGGAGCAGGAGGAGGAGCAGCGTCGAGCTGTCATCGTGAAGCCGGTCCGCAACTGCCCCGAGGCCCACGCCTCCGACACCGCCTCCGATTCGGAGGCCTCGGACAGCGACGCCATGGACCAGAGCCGGGAGGAGCCAGTGGGGAACGggggtcttccctga